ctcaTGTTAGACCTAACATTGCTTGGCAGTGTTCAATCGACGGACAAAGGAACGGACCGTGTGTGGACAAATGGGGCGTAGATGCCACCGTTGTCCCACACTTAGCCATGGTGAGGAAGCCCCtcgcctgcacagtctctgTTAGCAATGACAGAGTGCAAGACGAGAGGGGTCGTgcccgtcgactcacagacaaCCGTCGTTCGGAGTCTCGTCTTTGAGGGTCGAATTTTCTGCCaacttttaaatgatttaatttaataaattacttGGTTGGGTGGTTAGTTAGGGGTTTAGGTAAGCCTAATTAATCAAGATAAACCctcatataaagaccccaaccctcattagtcTAAGAAcgactcacaaaataaactctcttcaaTCTCTGTACTTTCTCTCTCCATTGAAAGACACCAGTTAAGACTTAGCTAAGGAAGGGATTTGGGGTTGGAAAGGGacaaattcaccatcaaattttcatcaaaccTTAAgttatgagatctaattcacttTTGATACTTCTTTCCTCTAAGGGCTCCTTCAAAGATCTTCCAAAAAGTTGAGCTTTCATATTGGTTTCATTCCATACGAAATTGATGCTatgaattgaattgtttatactttctttaggatataatgaGTAGATTAtcatgtatttttaattaagtttgaTGAATTGAAATGGTTTGGTCTAGATTGTAGAttatgacccttaacccttaaccataggtttgatcttgatatgaattatgatgggtttgattcaattgactttattattggttaaatcatccttaattgttgttattatatTGATCATAAaccaattgtgatgaattgtagtctttcaaTCTAGTTCTTGAGTATTGATCTAGGTCAAGAAGATAGACTTAGATATCATGTTTTCAAGCTTTGATTTAGTATTAAATTATGGTACAGTGATTCTTCTAATTCcattatcatgttggttatttgATTACATTGGTGTGATgacccaaattgggttgagttatgggttgatggtaaggcCTTTATGATGAATTATCGAGGAGTGTTGGTAAGTCTTGACTATCCTATTTCTTACTCCTATTGTAGTAAATTATGATcaagtcatgatgttgtgttAAAGTGTAGCTTGTTTAGGgtgataggatggtatgataTTAAATTGTGATGTCTTATGATTTGGTTGTGAGTTTGTTTAAGGTGGACATGTTATAAGGATGATAATGTGTAATTATGCACCATATTATGATGTGATATGTACAGTGTTAACCTTACTTATgagaattgtgatgaaaggattttACTCATGCAATTTCTATTGagctattatgatgatgattatacaagggctagaccctatgacctaaattaagttatggaTGATAAATAaggattaaagacatttcaataagggactctagcttagcaccgagtgaactagaaaGGGAGTgttccttcccacatagggaaggtaggatcattAAGGTACTCTAAAGatttggagactataatgcacatagaataaagagggtcccaattatgTCTCaaagttcttgaactatgttgccctcataaaaatactagctagttgatccacgtagttgctatgttcatgttttgggtACTACTTTAgaaagtagtccaccttctttcgttgtagggtttcatgacaccagattccacattagctcgtgtggtctatgtcgttaaaggcaagtgttccccaaactaaaatgaagtaatgatgtATAGTCTAACTAAAGTGAGttgaggggtttgacttaggTTAGGtagggtatgagactctacctatgccgTGCACTAGTTTGACTTGATAGGAGCTTTAGGAGGTCAATATTATGTATGTAAATGATGTTAAAGGTAAATGAccttatatgatgataatgatgtttatgaaCACGAAATTGGTCTTTATTGCTAAATTATGAACTCATATGTATTgaaggttatgttatgtgaagtgaaTTACTATGTATGATTCTTGTTtggttacttgattaagtagaGTTATGAGGCTTtactttgtcattgcacttgtgtCTTTATAAGGGTTATGTTTGGTTGTTTTGCTTTGTTATTCACATGataaactcttattcatgtttatgatgttattacttgttgattgtgcataaagACATAAAATGGCATGATtaaagtaaatgtccctttttagcatgtttgaTTGtcatatgtgcatatggtctcatacttagtacatgtggcgtacgaaccccattttctcccatTTTCCCAAACactttaggttccggtcgttgaggTTTGGTTCAAGGCGATtgagaagaagacttggatactcttatcatccaagtggtaggtcctcatttttcCGAGGATGATGACGATAGTCAACCTACGGATTTTCTTAGATGTTAAGACACTTAGGTTGACTCTATCTTTAATTTGAGAACAAAGTTGTATAAAGCCTGTATGTAGCTTACTTTTATTGTTGTAGAGCTATGCCCATGTTGGTATTGTTGTTTAGATAGTTTATGAGATGACACAGATTTTATGACTCtaattctatattatatatgtttatgaaataaaagtagaataataagtaatcttcctatacgaacgggtctatgtatacttgatattgtactattatgtgtatgtagaggtctatttATACTTCCAATCtgatatattaaaaaagttttaattcttccATATAATTTAGCCAATGATTGTTATGaggaatgctaagaggctagtctttgtcctcaaagaggacgacgatgttggttatgtctagggggtgctcccctgatgtgacaaactttgtatcagagcatgaagtTTAATATCCTTGATGTTGacgtctctctcaaccacgtctatgtaggtttgtattcaaaattttgaagcgcgccacatttatgaatagGAACTTATTTGTTTCTTAGGAATCACTCTTATTTTAGTAAATCCAttatcgtgcctctagagtgtACTTCTTATATGATTTCAGCTAAACcttgtatttttgttataggAGATGAATTCTCGGAGGAATGCGACTAGGAGACTTGAGGAGGAGATTGCTAATGCGGAAGTTCgtccccgtggtgatcaagttcctcctcttaaGGAGGTTGCTGTTGATGATCAGGCTCCGGCCaaccctccacctatgacaGAGGCTCAGATGAGGGCTATTCTTGCTGAAATGACCCAAGCCATTACTAATCAAGCCCAAGACACAATGGTTCAAGCTAAAGCTATGATTTCCCAAGCCAATCGAGATGTTGCAGCTAGAGTTCATGAGCAAACTATGGCTTCTTGACTTGgggacttcactcgaatgaatcctcctatactCTATttgtctaaggttgatgaagaccctcaAGAATTTATTGATGAGTTTTACAAGATACTATGTGATATGGGGTTGTCTACAAATTATAATGCCGAGTTGGTCTcatacaaactcaaggatgtggctcaaattTGGCATATGAAATGGAGAGATAATCGGCCTCTTCGAGGTGAGCTGGTGTCTTGGGAGATCGTCAAGAGGGCTTTCCTTGATCGGTTTTTCCCAAGAGAGATGAGAGAAGCTAAGGTtgtggaattcatcaacctccgcctaggaggtatgagtgttcatgattatTCTTTGAAGTTCATTCAATTGGCtaaatatgctccttccttggtCTCTGATCCTAGAGATGAGATGAGTCGCTTTATGACGGGTGTATCAGATGACTTGCAAGAAGAATGTCATTCAtctatgcttcatgataatatgaatattgcccatcttatggtgcatgctagAAGGTTTGAGGAGGCTAGAGCAAAAAGGAAGGATATTGATTCAAAAAGGGCAAGGTCTTTTGATGGTGGAGCTACAAAAGATAGTCTTgggattcaagacaagcctaaattCAATAAGAGGTTCTCAAATCAAGCTCCATCTAAATTTCCAAAGGCTAGAGATggtagggtgtctaaccctaagtttcATAAGGGTGTAAGTGCAAGTTCACCAACTTGAAAGCCGACTTGCGCAAAGTGTGGTAAAAgacattatggtgattgccaTAAGGGGATggacaattgttttggttgtggaaagagtggacACAAAGTCAAAGATTTTCCTAGCATGAAGGGGCAAGAGAAGATTgttcaagcaagtggttctagtgatgctccgaAGAGGAACCATTTCTATGCTCTTCGtactaggggtgagcaagagctCTCCCAATGTGGTGACCGTTATGTTAATAAAGTTTTTAATCTAAAACCATCAAATTTACATCAGTTCAATtaatatacaatgattcaaaaagTTTTATGCAAGAAACCATGGATAAATTACAATTTAGAAAATTCATCTTTTGAAGACACGtagaaaatcactttgaaggttgcctccttgaagaaaagagattcaaggatgaaggcCATACCTCAATTGATTATAATCTATGAAAATTGAGAATATTTTATGGATAAATCACTAAAAAATCTTCAATCCATGATctatcttgaatttgaagtaggcTATGAGCAGCATGACTTGTCGTCACTTGATATGAACTGTCGACTGAGGCAATGAAGGGATTGTAACGCTTGGCAATGGTGGCAATGTGACTGTTGTTGGCAAGTATGGTATAGTGGGAAATTTTGGCACTGTCGGCTGAGGCAATGAAGGGATTGTAGGCAAGTTAGGAAGTTGCAGCAGGCTACGAGCAGCATGACTTGTAGTGATGCTTGATATTGCCAATAATGCCATCATCGACAAGAGGATTGAGCAGTTGCTGGAAGCGGCCATTGTTATATAATTTGTTAGATTGTTTTGATTAAAAGGAAGTTAAAGTGTGTTTTGATATGATTTGATTTGACGAGATTGTCTTCGGtgaaggatatatatatatagggaaaGTTCTTGAGGGGTACTAGAATTTGGTGAGATGTAGGGTGACAAAGCTTAGACTTGTAATTCTAATTACTGTGTTGTTAGTTGACCTTCCCAAATGTTGTTTTTAGGAACATTCATTAGATTTTTATTGATAGAGATGTTTTCTGAAAGTAGTTATGCACAGATGAAGTTTGGATCAACCATATTTGGTGGATAATTCACTCAAATTGATTaaatcatttcttttttgaaaaaaactaaTACCATTCTCTATCAGTGACATCAATTCCAGCGGAGACAAAAATATTAGGAGATTCTTTCCATCTGTTCTAGCATTGATGGACTGTGTTACTTGGTATTTATTGTTGGTGGGGGTGATACGTGAAAACTGGTTCAGACATCATGATATAGAAAGACATCTAGGAAGTTGAGCTAACAATTAAGTAtcttatataataagaaatagtCTATCAATAACTTTCTCTATATATAGCCATTTACTAAATGATCAATCTCCAACTCAAATTAAAACACaacttcaatttcttcatttcCTTGAAGCAAAGTAATATTTGTCAAATTGACACAATGGCTGCTTTCAACAATGGATCAATCCTCTTATTGATCATAACATTGTTGTTCATATCAAGTGACGACAAGTCATGCTGCTCGTAGCCTAATTCAACTACAATAAACACCCCCTAATacctaattaaacccctaactaactaacttaattaaatgaaccCTTTAAAAATTTGACAGAAAAAATGTAGGCCTGACCTACGAAACCCCAACCTACGGGCCGTAGGTAAGTCGACGCCCACACCCCCAACTGTCCTACACATCCGTAGTTTTGATTGGATAGTtgtcattttgaaaattttgtaaaaatggATAAGTTTCCATTTACGGAGGTATGGATTCCCCGTCGTTAAGACTATGACTCATCGCATGCAACCGTAGGTAGTTTCTGCCCAGTGACAACTTTTTTGCAaaaatggaagggtcctcctcaaggaccctcaGGGTTGTCCTTGGGTATTCGTACCCGGAATTTTCGACCCTAAATATACTCTAACACTAGTATGAACCCTTctcacaaattttcatcaattttcgaCTCTTTAAAAAACCCCATGAAATaggccaaggcacactagcagcTCTTTCACAATTCagcggacgtcatggacgttccttgacgtattgactctaaaacttcctaagtGACTTATAAACACtattttgaccttaaaacacTGTTACAAACCTTATAAagtcatgtgaggctctagattagattttggactttcggagtgttacattatcccccttaggaacattcatacctgaatgacactaaaatcttttgaagggaaaggatagacttAATACAAGCAGCCCaacaaacaacaaacaacatacataataaaatgaattaaaaatcaaatcaacataaaaacaagGCATTTACATATAGCAATTCAAAACATCAGTTACTACACAGAAGAGCTCAAAATCACAACTTGAGGAATTTCTttctcacaacaacatgagctcaataTACCATCAAAGAGTTAATTATGCCAAAATTCCTTTCACAACctatcaacatgctcaatattgTTTCATAAAGGATACAAGATACCAAATACACAAAATAAGTGTAAGTAAAAACCTCTACCATAAGTATGCATATCTTTTGAAACAAGTCGAATTCAAgttaactcattattttcattattaaaaggaaaaactaaccttaattagaaaagatatgagggtaacgggacttcatattGGCCTCGTCCtaccatgttgctccctcaactaggtggtttctccatagaacttttgcggaggccacctctttgttccttaatTTCATCACTTGACATTCAAGGATTTCCACcgaaacctcttcataggagaggtttTCATCAacacctagaccctcaaaacAAAGAATGGACTAAGGAGAACCGATGCACATtttaagcatggagacatggaacATGAATGAACCGAAactagttcactaggtaatctcaactcGTATGCCACCTTGcaaaccctttgcaaaatttcttgggacccacataacgaggactcaacttctctttcttgccaaacctcatcacccttttcataggaaacattttcaaatactctttatcaccttcttctaATTCAAGCTCTCTTCTCCTATTGTAGGCATAATACTTTTGCCGAATATAGGACGCCTTCAATCTATCCCTTATAACACGAAATTTCTCCAAAGTTTCATATACCAATTTGGGACCAAGTAGTAAAgactcaccaacttcaaaccatccaactggagatctacatatcctaccatacaaagcttcaaaagGATCCATGTATATAGTCCAAtagtaactattgttataagagaactTAATCAAAGGATAATGTTCATCCCGatttcccttgaagtcgatcacacaagctctaagcatatcctcaagggttttaATAGTACACACCGCTTGACCGTACGTTTGGGGATGcaaagcggtgcttaactttACCTtcgtacccaaccctttttggaatgacctccaaaacctagatatAAATTGTGCACGTCTATCCGATATCATGGAAAACGTAATACCATGAAGAAAcacaatatcatctatgaagatccttgcataatccccTGCCAAGTAAGTGGACTTGACGAGAATAAAATAAGTATACTTTGTTAatctatccacaaccacccatatagagt
The nucleotide sequence above comes from Solanum pennellii chromosome 9, SPENNV200. Encoded proteins:
- the LOC107030142 gene encoding uncharacterized protein LOC107030142, with amino-acid sequence MNPPILYLSKVDEDPQEFIDEFYKILCDMGLSTNYNAELVSYKLKDVAQIWHMKWRDNRPLRGELVSWEIVKRAFLDRFFPREMREAKVVEFINLRLGGMSVHDYSLKFIQLAKYAPSLVSDPRDEMSRFMTGVSDDLQEECHSSMLHDNMNIAHLMVHARRFEEARAKRKDIDSKRARSFDGGATKDSLGIQDKPKFNKRFSNQAPSKFPKARDGRVSNPKFHKGVSASSPT